Genomic window (bacterium):
TGGTGGATGTGGAAGCGTTTGCGCTCTATCGAGCGCTTGTCGAATCAGTGGGGAAAGCCCAAGCCGCAGACACTACGATTGCATTAGTGGATATCGGCGGCTCCAACACCCATGTAAGTGTTGCCGCCAATGGCCTTTTTGCCCTGACCCGTTCAATCCCGATTGCAGGCGATACTTTTACTCAAGCGCTTAAGAGCTATCTGAAGTGTACGGATGAAGAGGCAGAAAAGATCAAGCGCGAGCTTGACTTTACTCCCCTTGCTCAATCGAAAGCAGGTCCGATGGAGAATCCACCTCTCAGACTGCTTCAGCCGATTGTAGATGAGCTTTTGCGCGAGATCCGACGATCGCTCAACTATTATCAGTCGCAGTTGCCTGAAGGGGTCTCTGCTAGCCCTGTCTCCTCGGTGCTTGCAACCGGTGGGACAATGCATATGAAAGGGCTTGCCGAGTATCTCGCTTATCGTCTTTCAATCCCGGTTACACGGGCCGACGTATTTACTGTTCCGAGTTTTGACCCTAGCGCCGTAGGCGAACTTCTTAACGACGGCAGTGGCATGCGCTTCTGTGTTGCAGTTGGTTTGGCAATGCGGCGCTCAGCCTCTGTGGCGGTCGCCGCCTAGGAAGGATGTGTAAAAAATGCCGTTAGTTAATCTGATCTCTATCCAACGGGCCAGCAAACGCGCTACTGAAAAACGTGCGCAGCTTTTATTCTTTTGCTGGATAGTCGAGGTTGTTTTATTCCTCTTTGGCTCCGGTTTTCTTATGTGGCGAACCGGTGTGTTTCAAGCTCAGATTTCTGAGCTTGGCGCAAGAGAACAACAATTAGCCCCGTTCCAAAAGCAAATATCTCAGGCCGAGCAGCAGATCGCAACTATTCAGCCAAAGCTTACGACACTGCTAAATGCACAGGCCGATACGGAGCGTTGGCAGCGTATATTGGGGCACATCAGCATCAGTATGCCGCCGCGCACCTGGATAACCAGCGTTCGCAGTGAGATGCCGAAAGATTCTAAAGATCTATCCATCGTTACCGTTGGCGGCTTTGCCGCTGACCAGGAATTGGTGGGTGATGTTATGCTTAGGCTCAATACCTGCACCGACCTGAATAAAATTGAACTCAAATACACTCAGCAGAAGCAGCTTATTACTGCCTCCGGAATTGAGTTTGAGCTAGGGACCTCGCTGAAGATCCCTGAAGCAACAATCCCTGAACCACAAGGAGGCGCTAACAATGTTCGGAGCTAATTCCGCTACAACCGGTATTCGCGTGATTGTGGGGCTAGTTATTCTTACTGTGATTGCGGGTATGGGAGTTTGCTACATCCAATACCAAGGTATGACCAAGACGCATGATGAATTGGTTAAGCGAACGAAGGTAGTCGGCGATGAAACCTCTGTTAAAGCCAAGCTGACAGCTACTCAAGCTGCTCTGCTAACCGCCGAAACTCAGGTTCGTTTCCTCGAAAAGTCAGTGACCGATTCTTGGTACGTGCCAACCCTGCTTAAACAGCTCGAAGCATCCGCAAAATCGGTCAATCTCGAGTTGATGAGCGTACGGCCAAATACTGTTAAAAAAATAGTCAAAGCAACCATAGACGCGGACAAGAAAGACAAGTCTAAGGAAGCTGAAGTTAAAGAGGTACCAAAACCCTATCAGGAATTGGACATCCAGATTTCCGTTACAGGCAAATTCTGGGATGTTATGCGTTTCCTAAAAGGGTTGAAGACATTCCCGAAAATCTTATCGGTCCAGCAGGT
Coding sequences:
- the pilO gene encoding type 4a pilus biogenesis protein PilO, with amino-acid sequence MFGANSATTGIRVIVGLVILTVIAGMGVCYIQYQGMTKTHDELVKRTKVVGDETSVKAKLTATQAALLTAETQVRFLEKSVTDSWYVPTLLKQLEASAKSVNLELMSVRPNTVKKIVKATIDADKKDKSKEAEVKEVPKPYQELDIQISVTGKFWDVMRFLKGLKTFPKILSVQQVQIMSQASLNSPDASKNLLDVQMTVRAFVFTQKTTSTATTTSTPVKGGS
- the pilM gene encoding type IV pilus assembly protein PilM, which encodes MPISLFGKDTYVGIDIGSHTIKAAQVEQKSGIWRVTRAQYTNTPTETVVDGVVVDPETVGNAIRKLMSSGRFNATAANVAVAGASVIVRSVRLPKMNEATVRKSIKFEAGRYVPTSVEDSYIEFEILGPSTVEGQMEVLIVAAPRDVVESRVKACAMAGLDTEVVDVEAFALYRALVESVGKAQAADTTIALVDIGGSNTHVSVAANGLFALTRSIPIAGDTFTQALKSYLKCTDEEAEKIKRELDFTPLAQSKAGPMENPPLRLLQPIVDELLREIRRSLNYYQSQLPEGVSASPVSSVLATGGTMHMKGLAEYLAYRLSIPVTRADVFTVPSFDPSAVGELLNDGSGMRFCVAVGLAMRRSASVAVAA